The Amycolatopsis sp. DG1A-15b genome window below encodes:
- a CDS encoding SCO1664 family protein → MATAPADPASRELVTHGRIDVEGRLVDASNVTLFCAIELDGVTGRVVYKPVSGERPLWDFPDGTLAGREVATAIIADAAGIGAIPPTVLRDGPFGPGMVQLWVETTEDDLVEVLPPDDVPDGWRPVLHAHDRLGEPAVLAHANHPGLRDLAVLDIVVNNTDRKGGHLLPGVDGHVYGVDHGICLHTDPKLRTVLWGWIGEPLPPDTVEKLRKLRSEIDGGLGKTLSEHIAKFEIRALADRTDVLLAEGLFPEPGDDWRAIPWPLF, encoded by the coding sequence ATGGCGACTGCCCCGGCCGATCCCGCGTCCCGCGAACTCGTCACCCACGGCCGCATCGACGTCGAAGGCCGGCTGGTCGACGCCTCCAACGTCACCCTCTTCTGCGCCATCGAGCTCGACGGCGTCACCGGCCGGGTCGTCTACAAGCCGGTGTCGGGGGAGCGGCCGCTGTGGGACTTCCCCGACGGCACCCTCGCCGGGCGCGAGGTCGCCACCGCGATCATCGCCGACGCCGCCGGCATCGGCGCGATCCCGCCGACCGTGCTGCGCGACGGCCCGTTCGGCCCCGGCATGGTCCAGCTGTGGGTCGAAACGACCGAGGACGACCTGGTCGAAGTCCTGCCGCCCGACGACGTCCCCGACGGCTGGCGCCCGGTGCTGCACGCCCACGACCGGCTCGGCGAACCCGCGGTGCTCGCCCACGCGAACCACCCCGGGCTGCGCGACCTCGCCGTGCTCGACATCGTGGTGAACAACACCGACCGCAAGGGCGGGCACCTCCTGCCCGGCGTCGACGGCCACGTCTACGGCGTCGACCACGGCATCTGCCTGCACACCGACCCCAAGCTGCGGACCGTCCTGTGGGGCTGGATCGGCGAGCCGCTGCCACCGGACACGGTCGAGAAGCTGCGCAAGCTGCGCTCCGAAATCGACGGCGGCCTCGGCAAGACCCTGTCGGAGCACATCGCCAAGTTCGAGATCCGGGCCCTGGCCGACCGCACCGACGTCCTGCTCGCCGAGGGCCTCTTCCCCGAGCCCGGTGACGACTGGCGCGCCATCCCGTGGCCCCTCTTCTGA